In Zunongwangia profunda SM-A87, the following proteins share a genomic window:
- a CDS encoding DUF3823 domain-containing protein has protein sequence MKLKYYILFMGLVLSLASCEIDNYEEPQSFFTGNVVYDGMPIEVGPSQVRFQLWQPGFGALAPLDVNIAPDGSYSGRFFDGDYKLKFVNGQGPWIAQQQSAQAGDTIFFSLNGDTMMDIEVTPYYIVQNSEISLNGGRVNASVDLDQIITGDNGRGIEYVNLYLNKTELVSNWAEYNINDGDRYNDSESYGIVQEGPGDLSDINNINLSVNLPNPINYDRDYIFARVGIKILGIEDLLFTPTVKLEL, from the coding sequence ATGAAATTGAAGTATTATATATTATTCATGGGGTTAGTTTTAAGTCTGGCTTCCTGTGAGATTGACAATTATGAAGAGCCACAATCTTTCTTTACGGGAAATGTGGTTTATGATGGAATGCCTATTGAGGTAGGACCGTCCCAGGTAAGATTCCAATTATGGCAACCAGGTTTTGGAGCTTTAGCACCACTTGATGTAAATATTGCTCCGGACGGTTCTTATAGCGGGAGATTTTTTGATGGTGATTATAAACTAAAATTCGTAAACGGTCAGGGTCCATGGATCGCTCAGCAACAAAGCGCACAGGCCGGAGATACCATTTTCTTTTCTTTAAATGGGGATACTATGATGGATATTGAGGTCACCCCATATTATATCGTTCAAAATTCAGAAATTAGCCTTAATGGAGGAAGAGTGAATGCTTCCGTAGATCTGGATCAGATCATAACAGGAGATAATGGAAGGGGAATCGAATATGTAAACCTATATCTTAATAAAACCGAGTTAGTTTCTAATTGGGCAGAATACAATATAAATGATGGTGATCGGTATAATGATAGCGAATCTTACGGTATTGTACAGGAAGGCCCCGGAGATCTTTCAGATATTAATAATATTAATTTATCTGTAAATCTTCCAAATCCAATAAATTATGATCGCGATTATATCTTTGCCCGTGTTGGGATTAAGATTCTAGGAATAGAAGATCTTTTATTTACACCAACAGTGAAATTAGAATTATAA
- a CDS encoding RagB/SusD family nutrient uptake outer membrane protein: MKKLLYILSFSALLGSCTSDSEFLDREPTNILGQEETFNRPDLVLSVLADLYNRYYDFGTVEDWSSLAQFNVAFWSEAGRYGEFQNGGWGYGAWGTWDYGYIREMNLFLERLEQSTELEASEQARFMAEGRFLRASYYFTMVKRMGGVPIILESKTYDFSGDATYLRFPRNTEAEVYDFVIAEAEEVMNDLPASADVKSRATKAAALAMKARAALYAGSIAKYGQNTPSVSLPGGEIGIPASRADGYYQQALSAAQQIIDGNAGNYSLYLKDEANLSNNFAALFYDKSNNPEVIFVEDFMLQSGKAHGFTIANQPRFGAEEEEGGRINPALNLVQSFETLEGEYKPLPIMDGSGDYILYDDPQDLFANRDARLEGTVIVPGSTFKDRETDIWAGVQLKDGTVISGDSRGQQKEVPGSDGPIQVVGFDGPIDGVEFTAQTGFYIRKYQDPKAGSGQRGVRSDVWFVRYRFAEVLLNAAEAAFELGQNELAANYINRVRSRAGITTELTATDINFNRIAHERYVEFAFEGLHFFDLKRWRIADKVLDGISMEVDDLLSNIGDATKRRTQPYGLWPYKYFNPGDPNNGDWLFKIVKPNRVTGADRFQLGNYYSEINQDILTNNPLIVRNPNQ; encoded by the coding sequence ATGAAAAAACTTCTATACATATTAAGTTTTTCTGCTTTACTGGGTAGCTGTACATCAGATTCAGAATTTCTGGATAGAGAGCCCACTAACATTTTAGGGCAGGAAGAGACATTTAATCGACCAGATCTGGTACTTTCTGTATTGGCAGATTTATATAATCGCTATTATGATTTTGGAACGGTAGAAGACTGGTCATCCTTAGCACAATTTAATGTTGCTTTTTGGTCTGAGGCCGGGAGATACGGTGAGTTTCAGAACGGTGGCTGGGGCTACGGCGCCTGGGGAACCTGGGATTATGGATATATACGGGAAATGAACCTGTTTCTTGAACGCCTGGAACAGTCGACCGAGTTAGAAGCTTCAGAACAAGCGCGATTTATGGCTGAAGGTAGATTTTTAAGAGCTTCTTACTACTTCACCATGGTAAAAAGAATGGGAGGTGTACCTATAATTTTAGAATCAAAAACCTATGATTTTAGTGGGGATGCGACCTATTTAAGATTCCCTAGAAATACGGAAGCTGAGGTTTATGATTTTGTAATTGCTGAAGCAGAAGAAGTTATGAATGATCTTCCGGCAAGTGCAGATGTGAAATCTAGAGCAACAAAAGCTGCTGCTTTAGCAATGAAAGCAAGGGCAGCGCTTTATGCGGGTTCGATTGCAAAATATGGTCAGAATACACCAAGTGTTAGTTTGCCTGGAGGAGAAATAGGAATTCCAGCTTCGAGAGCAGATGGATATTATCAGCAGGCGTTAAGTGCAGCTCAACAAATTATCGATGGAAATGCAGGAAATTATAGTCTGTATCTAAAAGATGAAGCAAATTTATCGAATAACTTCGCAGCACTTTTTTACGATAAATCAAATAATCCTGAAGTGATTTTTGTAGAGGATTTTATGCTTCAAAGTGGCAAAGCGCACGGTTTTACTATTGCCAATCAGCCAAGATTTGGAGCAGAGGAAGAAGAAGGAGGTAGAATAAACCCTGCTTTAAATCTTGTTCAGTCTTTCGAAACTTTAGAGGGAGAATATAAACCCTTACCAATAATGGACGGAAGTGGTGATTATATTTTATATGACGATCCCCAGGACCTTTTTGCTAATCGTGATGCGCGATTAGAGGGAACTGTAATTGTTCCTGGATCAACTTTTAAAGATCGTGAAACAGATATTTGGGCTGGCGTTCAGCTTAAAGATGGTACGGTTATAAGTGGAGATTCAAGAGGTCAGCAAAAAGAAGTACCGGGCAGTGACGGGCCTATCCAGGTAGTTGGTTTTGATGGGCCAATCGATGGAGTAGAGTTTACCGCACAAACAGGTTTTTATATTAGAAAATATCAGGATCCAAAAGCGGGTTCGGGGCAACGCGGAGTGCGTAGTGATGTTTGGTTTGTACGTTATCGTTTTGCTGAAGTTCTTTTAAATGCTGCTGAAGCTGCATTTGAACTTGGCCAAAACGAGCTTGCTGCAAATTATATAAACAGGGTGAGAAGCAGAGCAGGTATCACTACTGAATTAACTGCAACAGATATCAATTTTAACCGTATAGCACACGAGCGTTATGTAGAATTCGCTTTTGAAGGGCTTCATTTTTTCGATCTTAAAAGGTGGAGAATTGCAGATAAGGTATTGGATGGAATTAGTATGGAAGTGGATGACTTGCTTTCAAACATTGGTGATGCTACCAAAAGAAGAACTCAGCCTTACGGTTTATGGCCTTACAAATATTTTAATCCAGGAGATCCAAACAATGGAGACTGGCTCTTTAAGATTGTAAAACCAAACCGGGTAACCGGTGCTGATAGATTTCAATTAGGGAATTATTATTCTGAAATCAATCAGGATATACTTACTAATAATCCGCTAATTGTTCGAAACCCTAATCAATAA